One Flagellimonas sp. CMM7 genomic region harbors:
- a CDS encoding DUF6702 family protein, which produces MMNLRLIRNMALPIMAVLFLSFTVAHKFYVSVTNVVYSEKNASFQITSRIFIDDLEELLKERYDINAKLATKDEAKVSDEYIKKYFKAKFAIELNGEIAHYSFLGKKYDNDVVLCYLELTDVNFSELKSISIQNEILTDMFEEQQNVVHVKWNGQKKSFVLIKENNKGMLNL; this is translated from the coding sequence ATGATGAATTTAAGATTGATAAGAAACATGGCTTTGCCAATAATGGCAGTTCTGTTTTTATCTTTTACAGTAGCGCATAAGTTCTATGTTAGCGTGACCAATGTGGTGTATTCAGAAAAAAACGCTTCATTTCAGATTACCAGTCGCATTTTTATTGATGACTTGGAAGAGCTATTAAAAGAGCGGTACGATATTAACGCTAAGTTGGCTACTAAGGATGAAGCCAAAGTTTCTGATGAATACATTAAAAAATACTTTAAGGCAAAATTTGCCATTGAACTTAATGGTGAAATAGCGCATTATTCCTTTTTGGGAAAAAAATATGATAATGATGTAGTGCTTTGTTATTTAGAGTTGACCGATGTAAATTTTTCTGAACTAAAGTCAATATCCATCCAAAATGAAATTTTAACCGATATGTTTGAAGAGCAACAAAACGTTGTCCATGTAAAATGGAATGGACAGAAGAAGAGTTTTGTACTGATCAAAGAGAATAATAAAGGAATGTTAAACTTATAA
- a CDS encoding twin-arginine translocase TatA/TatE family subunit, translated as MHFLFISGAEIFFILFIVVMVFGADKIPGIAKGLGKGMRQLRDATDDIKREIQKSAEKQGIDTDFTKDIRKEINEVKKNVDEVTGAVKRSTK; from the coding sequence ATGCATTTTCTATTTATAAGCGGTGCCGAAATCTTTTTTATCCTCTTTATAGTGGTGATGGTATTTGGTGCGGATAAAATCCCGGGAATTGCCAAAGGACTGGGTAAGGGAATGCGACAATTGCGTGATGCCACAGATGATATAAAGCGCGAAATTCAAAAAAGTGCTGAAAAACAGGGTATTGATACGGATTTCACAAAAGATATCAGGAAAGAAATTAATGAGGTCAAGAAAAATGTAGATGAGGTTACTGGTGCCGTTAAAAGAAGCACTAAATAA
- a CDS encoding O-methyltransferase, which translates to MHFLSPLLENYIMDNSEAEPEILTELTRETHLKVIQPRMITGHFQGRVLSLLSKIIAPKNILEIGTYTGYSAICLAEGLQKTGKLYTIEINEELHDLQRRYFDKSGYGNQIVQHTGDALEIIPTLDICFDLIFIDAQKVNYDAYFEAVIKKTRSGSIILSDNVLWSGKVIEPLVKSDKATAVLIDYNQKLKDDPRVETVILPVRDGLTLSRVK; encoded by the coding sequence CAACTCTGAGGCTGAACCTGAAATTCTCACAGAACTGACAAGGGAAACCCATTTAAAAGTGATACAACCCAGAATGATTACAGGACATTTTCAAGGTAGGGTGCTCAGCTTGCTCTCAAAAATTATAGCTCCCAAAAACATTCTTGAAATTGGGACCTACACAGGCTATTCTGCAATCTGTTTAGCTGAAGGACTTCAAAAGACCGGAAAGTTGTATACAATCGAGATAAATGAAGAACTACATGATTTACAGCGTAGGTATTTTGATAAAAGTGGTTATGGAAATCAAATTGTGCAACACACGGGTGACGCTTTGGAGATAATACCAACGCTAGACATTTGTTTTGACCTCATCTTTATTGATGCTCAAAAGGTAAATTATGATGCTTATTTTGAGGCTGTCATAAAAAAAACAAGATCTGGCAGTATCATTCTTTCTGATAACGTTTTATGGTCAGGAAAGGTTATTGAACCGCTCGTTAAATCTGATAAGGCCACTGCTGTTCTGATTGACTACAACCAAAAACTGAAAGATGACCCAAGGGTGGAAACCGTTATTCTTCCCGTGAGGGATGGATTGACCCTGAGTAGGGTAAAATAA
- a CDS encoding M1 family metallopeptidase codes for MNKIKYYFASMLFLFGAMAIAQEEGEVKEERDPGHYNQSKFKQLYEEFATPNTYRSASGAPGPDYYQQRADYDMNIELDDKNSKIYGEETITYFNNSPDNLEFLWVQLDQNVRAKDSKSPLRNGNGVNFAYTTGNFANTYVSEPFDGGFNIEYVKDANGRPLSYTINQTMMRLNIPQPLKSGEQISFSIKWWYNINDHVNGRGRSGYEYFPKDGNRAYVIAQFFPRMAVYSDVEGWQNHQFWGSGEFALPFGNYNVNITVPADHVLDATGVLQNRKEVFSKDMMKRYEMAKKSYDKPVVIVTQEEAEAAEKGFSEKKKTWKFKATNVRDYGFATSRKFIWDMQAVKIGSKDVMAVSLYPKEGNPLWEEQSTKAVAQTLETYSKHTFDYPYHKAISVHAKNQGMEYPMICWNYGRPNEDGTYSDRTKYGMISVIIHEVGHNFFPMIVNSDERQWGWMDEGLDTFMQYLAEQEFGKNYPDVIAPNGNYPSRRGEPSKIVPYMSGDQSHISPIMSNPENVYQLGPNAYGKPATALNILRETVMGKELFDHAFKTYAQRWKFKHPTPEDFFRTLEDASAVDLDWYWRGWFYTTDYVDIGVKGVKKYYVSDKPTKEMEKYMADRNLTEADLPPLVYLAEEDSEDFSPELKGKSPTETSQNLKEFMMDNMTEAERAAVVEPKYFYEVTFDKPGGIPMPLIVEYTYADGTKENVTYPAEIWRKNDAEVKRVISSEKELVGIIVDPKLETADIDTANNSWPIKEEKSDFDKFKENIKGK; via the coding sequence ATGAACAAAATCAAGTATTACTTTGCTTCTATGTTGTTCCTTTTTGGTGCTATGGCCATAGCACAAGAAGAGGGTGAAGTAAAAGAGGAACGAGATCCGGGCCATTACAATCAAAGCAAGTTTAAACAGTTGTATGAGGAGTTTGCTACTCCAAACACATATCGTTCTGCTTCAGGAGCTCCTGGCCCTGATTATTACCAACAGCGGGCAGATTATGATATGAATATTGAATTGGATGATAAAAACTCCAAAATATATGGAGAAGAGACCATTACCTATTTTAACAATTCTCCAGATAATCTAGAGTTCCTTTGGGTGCAATTGGACCAAAATGTTCGTGCTAAGGATTCTAAATCCCCATTAAGGAATGGCAATGGTGTAAACTTTGCTTACACAACGGGAAACTTCGCAAATACTTATGTTAGTGAGCCTTTTGATGGTGGCTTCAATATTGAATATGTGAAAGATGCCAATGGCAGACCATTGTCATATACGATCAACCAAACGATGATGCGACTGAATATTCCTCAACCTTTAAAGAGCGGTGAGCAAATTTCTTTTTCTATTAAGTGGTGGTACAATATTAACGACCATGTTAATGGAAGAGGACGTTCAGGTTATGAGTATTTTCCAAAAGATGGAAATCGTGCCTATGTAATTGCGCAATTCTTCCCGCGTATGGCAGTATATAGTGATGTGGAGGGATGGCAAAACCACCAGTTTTGGGGTAGCGGAGAATTTGCACTTCCGTTTGGCAACTATAATGTGAACATTACTGTGCCAGCAGATCATGTTTTGGATGCCACAGGAGTATTACAGAACAGAAAAGAAGTCTTCTCAAAAGATATGATGAAACGATACGAAATGGCCAAAAAGTCTTATGATAAGCCAGTGGTCATAGTAACGCAAGAAGAGGCAGAAGCAGCTGAAAAAGGTTTTTCAGAAAAGAAAAAGACTTGGAAATTTAAAGCTACCAATGTACGCGATTATGGTTTTGCAACTTCCCGAAAGTTTATTTGGGACATGCAGGCCGTAAAAATTGGCAGTAAAGACGTAATGGCTGTTTCATTATATCCGAAAGAAGGAAACCCACTTTGGGAAGAACAATCTACAAAAGCAGTTGCACAAACTTTAGAAACGTACTCTAAGCATACATTTGATTATCCTTATCACAAAGCGATTTCTGTGCATGCAAAAAATCAAGGCATGGAGTATCCAATGATTTGCTGGAACTATGGACGTCCTAATGAAGATGGTACGTATTCTGATAGAACAAAATATGGAATGATCAGCGTTATCATTCATGAAGTTGGTCACAACTTCTTCCCTATGATTGTAAATTCTGATGAACGTCAGTGGGGATGGATGGATGAAGGTTTAGATACTTTTATGCAATATTTAGCAGAGCAAGAGTTTGGTAAAAACTACCCAGATGTAATTGCTCCAAATGGTAACTACCCATCTCGTAGAGGGGAGCCTTCTAAAATAGTACCTTATATGAGTGGAGATCAAAGCCATATTTCACCCATTATGTCGAACCCAGAAAATGTGTATCAACTTGGGCCAAATGCATATGGAAAACCGGCTACAGCTTTAAATATTTTGAGAGAAACCGTTATGGGCAAAGAATTGTTCGACCATGCATTTAAAACCTATGCACAACGTTGGAAATTTAAGCACCCAACCCCAGAAGATTTCTTCAGAACCTTGGAAGATGCATCTGCAGTAGATTTGGACTGGTATTGGAGAGGTTGGTTCTACACCACGGATTATGTGGATATAGGCGTTAAGGGTGTAAAAAAATACTATGTTTCTGATAAGCCTACCAAAGAAATGGAAAAATACATGGCTGACAGAAATTTAACGGAAGCTGATTTGCCGCCATTGGTATATTTGGCAGAGGAGGACAGTGAAGATTTTTCTCCTGAGTTAAAGGGGAAGTCACCAACAGAAACTTCTCAAAACTTGAAAGAATTTATGATGGACAACATGACCGAGGCCGAAAGAGCTGCGGTGGTAGAGCCTAAATATTTCTACGAAGTTACTTTTGACAAACCAGGAGGTATTCCAATGCCATTGATTGTTGAATACACTTATGCAGATGGAACCAAGGAAAATGTTACATACCCCGCCGAAATTTGGAGAAAGAATGATGCCGAAGTAAAAAGGGTAATTTCTTCAGAAAAAGAATTGGTTGGTATTATAGTTGACCCAAAATTAGAGACTGCAGATATTGATACTGCCAATAATTCTTGGCCAATTAAAGAAGAGAAATCTGACTTTGATAAGTTCAAAGAAAATATCAAAGGCAAGTAA
- a CDS encoding phosphatase PAP2 family protein, with amino-acid sequence MLEKLLKWDRDTFIYFNGLGAKEFDFFWSIITNITTWIPLFLLFIVLLILKFPKKEAFFKLMTVFGLVFFIITVTHFTKTWVGRLRPNNTEEINTLIRVLKSPTDYSFFSGHAASSFSITVLVFLFLRKKVKWMVLFFIWPLLFAISRIYVGVHYPLDIIIGALVGIFSGILFYKVYNRFILPYSGSIHPSREE; translated from the coding sequence ATGTTAGAGAAACTTCTTAAGTGGGATAGGGATACCTTTATTTACTTCAACGGGTTAGGTGCTAAAGAGTTTGATTTTTTCTGGTCCATCATTACCAATATTACCACCTGGATTCCCTTATTTCTATTGTTCATAGTGCTTCTTATATTGAAATTTCCGAAGAAAGAGGCATTTTTTAAACTAATGACCGTTTTTGGCTTGGTGTTTTTCATCATTACTGTTACGCACTTCACTAAAACATGGGTAGGACGTCTTAGGCCAAACAATACAGAAGAAATAAATACTTTGATTCGTGTTTTAAAAAGCCCTACAGATTACAGTTTTTTTTCAGGACATGCGGCAAGTTCTTTTTCCATAACCGTTTTGGTTTTTCTTTTCCTTAGAAAAAAGGTTAAGTGGATGGTATTGTTTTTTATATGGCCACTGCTATTTGCAATAAGTAGAATATATGTTGGCGTTCATTATCCTCTAGATATTATTATAGGGGCTTTAGTTGGTATTTTTTCTGGAATACTTTTTTATAAAGTATACAATCGTTTTATTTTACCCTACTCAGGGTCAATCCATCCCTCACGGGAAGAATAA